The genomic window CTTTGGTTAAATCAATTTCTTTACCACCACTAATATGATCCGGAATAGTTGTAATTCGAATAAATAAATCTCAGAAATTTTGTTTAATTTGTTCTCAATTAAATTCTTTTAAATTTACTGTCATTTTTTATCGCCCAAAAATCATTTTTATTGATAAATACATAATTGAAATTAAGGCGAAAAGAAAAGTAATGATAACAATTAACCCGGCAATAAACGCGACTTGTGCAGGCATTTTTTCTATCGAAACAAACAGCTCTAAAAATTTCATAATAATTTTTCAAAACATTATTTTTTGTCCTCGTTATTTTTTTTAAATTAGGACCTTTAATCCATTCTTCAAAGCGAGCAATAAATACCTTTTCATCTTTTGTGAAATTACCAGTATTATTTTTAATGGCGTTTTTATATTTAATTCGCATTTTTATTTTGACATAAATTTTATAAGCAAAATATGCCAATAACATTATGCAAATAATAGTAAATATTATTCCAACCGCAATATTCATTTTTAAACTCATTTAAAATAGTTATAATTTATATCTTTTTTGTTGTTTTCTTTTCCGGCAATGAAGAAGCTTAATAATTCTTGTCCCTTAATTAATTTGGTTTCATTTTCTTTTTGATTAATTGAAATTACTTGATATTTATTATCTTTTATTATTCCGATGCAAATAGAATTTTCATATTTTCCTTTATAAACAAATCGCTTTGGAAACCAAATACCGATTTGTTCATTAAATCACGGAATTTTTGGTGCTTTAATAAACATTGCGTTTTGTGTTTCTTTTAAGAGATATTTTTTAGTATTTAAGAAAATGTTTTCAATGTTTTTCATAATAAATTACCTTTCTTATAAATAAACTAAGTTATGATTAACTAATTTGTTAATTAACTTAGTTTTTTAAATACTTATATATCGCAGATTTAAGTGTTTAACAAGCTTTGTTATTAAATTTTGTTTTTTTAAAATTAGATAAAGATTTTAATAATTTTAAACTTAGTATCTTCCTATATAGAAATTTCTACACTTTAATGTCTGCATCCTGCCCTTGGAACTAATTTAATAGCGTGTATATTTTTAGGAAATCCACCCATTCATTTTTTTATTGCAAAACGAAACAAATTGCTATAGCTAATAGAATAGGGTGTTATCTATTTATTAACTGGTAAATTTCTTTTGGTTATGGCGACCATCCACAATTTATCATGCTTTAATACATACCAACATTATTAACTAACTTGTATTTAATTTTCAAAGAACAAATTTTTAACACCTTATAAAATAAAAAGACAATCATTACTGACTGTCTTAATACTTATTCAAATCTTTTACCTACCTAACAAAACTTTATGCGTCCCATATACAGATGAATTTAAAAAACAAATTATCATGATTTATCAAAACGGGAAAAGCATTATTGAAATTATTAATGAATATGGTATTTCAAAATCTGCTATTTATAATTAAATAAAATCATGATAAAGACGCATAAAGTTTTGTTAGGCAGGAAAAGGTTTAAATAATTTTTAATGACAAGCAACGACAATTTAATTACCATTTTATTTGGAAAATAAATAATAAAACAAAATATTTAATATCAACAAACATAATCTCAATAAAAGATTATAAAAACTAAGGAAAAAGCTTATAAAAATAACATTAAAATAATTTTTTATAACAAAAATCATACATAAGAAATATATACTTAATTTGCATATTGAAATAATTTATATTAAATGATTATTTTTTCTTTTTTTAAAAATACCTAAGAAAAATAAACACAACCCTGTATATGAATTTTTGCCCATTTTTATATTCCTACTTTCTTGATAATTTTATCTTATTTTGAAAGTCCACATAAATATGGTCCAACTTATTGTAACCTATCCACTTCAAATAATTTATAAAAACCAAATGTGCAAAACATCTGTGGTTTCTACATGAAATTTTCATATACCACAGATGTTTTGCATAATCAAGAAAAATATTAAAAAAGGATAAAGATTTTTAATTTAATTTTAAAGATAGTTTAGAATTAAATTTCTTAAATGTAAGAAAATCAAAATTAATGTAACTTTTTTAGTTGCATTTTTTTATGTCTTAGAAAGGAATTTATTTAAATAAAAGTGGTTGGTTAAGAATATAGAACATTATTGCTACCGCGATATTTAAATCAAATGCTTAATTAAAAAATTAAAAATCTTAAAATGATAAATTAATAATGATTAAATTTTATTATGTAATAATGTCTAGTAAAAAAAAGAATTTTTCACTTTATTTTATATTAAAATAAAAATGTTTTTAAAATATTAAATTAATTAGTAAGGAAAGAAGGAATGTTAAGGTGAAAAAAATATTAATTATTGGTTCAGGAATTGTTGGTTTTTAACTTACAAAAGAACTATTTAAGATATGAAAAAATTATTATCAATTTTAGGAATGACTAATTTTATAGTAATGGGAACAAGTTTAATTATTTCTTGTAGTAATAAATTAACAAAACCAATAGAACAACCAAAACCAATAGAACAACCAAAACCAATAGAACAACCAAAACCAATAGAACAACCAAAACCAATAGAACAACCAAAACCAATAGAACAACCAAAACCAATAGAACAACCAAAACCAATAGAACAACCAAAACCAATAGAACAACCAAAACCAATAGAACAACCAAAACCAATAGAACAACCAAAACCAATAGAACAACCAAAACCAATAGAACAACCAAAACCAATAGAACAACCAAAACCAATAGAACAACCAAAACCAATAGAACAACCAAAACCAACTAATGAGTCATTAACTGATAATAAAATTAAGATAAATAACATATTTGTAAAAAATCCATCTAATGTTACTCAAAAAGAATTAACTAAAATATTACTACCAGAAATTACAAAAAAAATTAAAGAAATTAGTAATTCAATAAATGAAAATCATATAAGTTTTGTTTTTAAGGATGTCTTTTTAAATGAAAATAATATAAATTTAAAAGAAAAAAAGGACATTAAAATTGATCTTTTAGTTTTAACAAAAGATAAAATGAATATAATTCATTACAAAAATATAATTATTATCCTTCCAATTTTAGAAAAAATATAAGGAAAATAAATTAAGGGAAAATTAATTTATCAATTTTTGTAATGTTTGAAATGGTGATTTATTTTGTAATGCTGAATGACAGCGTTGAAAGTTGTAAAAATAATAATATTGATTTAAGAAGTGTTGGAGTTCATTTTGATTTAGTTTTTTATCTTTAGCATAAAATAATTTGGTACAATATTGATGGAATGGTTCAATTTTCCCATTGGATTGAGGCGGGCTAATTGGCGTCATCTCGTGAATGATTCCGTTTTTTGAAAGAAGGGTTGTAAAAGGCCTTTCTTTTATCTTATATTCATTTTTATTACTTCAATTATTAGTAGTAAATTCAGGAGCATTTATCAGTACGAAGGCGTTTAATTGTTGTGCCAAATTCGCCAAAATCTTTCATTGCTCTTTGCAAGGCATTAATCGCATTGTTAGTTCCTGAGCCATCATAAACATAACCAAATAATATCCGTGTTATTTCGTCAATGAAATCATAAATATAATATTTTTTATCAACCGGAAAATTTGATGTGGTAATGATTTTAGTATCTATTTTTAAAAGACCGATATCAGATACTTCATCTTCATAACGCTTAAAAGGCGTTTAGTTTGTTTGATTTGTTATTTTAATTCTTTTCAACGAGGGTCAGATTTAATTTAACGATAAAAAGTTTTGATATTTTTAGGAACTTCTGAATTTTTAACATCGTGAAAACTAATTTTTAAATTGTTAAATAAAGACCACATCCCGCCAGCTTGAAGATTTTTGTAATCAAAATATAAATCACATACTTTTTCGTGAGAATTTAAACTATATTAATAATTAAGATTTTGTGGTTTTGTAGTTTTAAACAATAACAAATCTAAATTGTCAGAATAATAAGCGGTCACAATTTTTTGTGCCCAACGATAAAAAGTTTTCGTTGCATTCTTAAAATATTTTTTAATAAGTTTTGTTAAAGTAGTTTCTTCAATATAAAAATAAGTACATAAATTTAAATAGACAGTAATGCGTTTTTTAGTTTTATAGTAAGTAATAAGGATTACGACAATTAGCATTTAATCAGCTTTGGGTTTTTGATTTTAAATCTGCTAAATCAGCTTGAAAAATAATATATTTCATTTTTTTAAACTCCTTAAATTAAGAAAATCGTATTTTTTAATACGATTTTCAAGAATATTTATTAAATTACTAATTTTTTTTATTAGGCACTTCCGCTGAGAATGAAGCGATATGAAACACTTTCGTGTTAAGGCCTTGTGGAACTTTCTTATTAAGAAATACTTTAAAATTAATTAAATTATCAATAAAATAAAATTCTTTAAAAGGCTTGAACTTATAAGAACCATTAGAACGATAAAAGTTATTAATTTGATTATAACCAGCACTATCTTTGTCAACAAATAATTGAAGGGCCGGCCTTTGGACAAAATCGCTATTATCTATTTGAATATCAAAGTCACTAGAAAACTTCAAATCAGTAGCATCAATTTCTAAATGATATGAACCCCGAACCCCGGCCACAACCGCTAATTACTCAAGAAATTTTACCAATCTTGGAAAACTTTAATTCACAACTTTCACCACATTGACTAGGATTTATGGCCCGTTCTTGTCGTTTCATAAAGAGGAAATGCTCCATATTAGGTTTTAGTGGTTGTTTTGTATCAAAGAACGCCCCCAACGGCACCAAACCAATAAACACTATAAAATAATAAATCAAGAAATAATTTTATCCATCTCATCACGCCTTAAAATTCTTTTTTATCGCTTTAAAAGCATCAGAAAATTTATATTGATTATGTTGTGGACATTCACAATTAACAACTTGCATTTGATGCTTTCTAAAAATTTTATTAAAGTAATAACTCCTAATAATTAACTTAATACCAGTTATTAAGAAATAAATAATTAATAATCAAATATAAACATTAAAAAATACACTTTGAAAATTTAATGGTATAAAATCTTTAAAAAATTTATCCCCTTTAATTTGAAGGACCGTTAAAAATATTCAAATTATAATAATAACACTATGAAGTATAATAAAAAAATGTATAAAACCTAAAACGCTTTTAAATCATTTAATACCTAATATTTTCTTTAATTTTTTCATTTTTTAACTCCTTAAAATTAAATATATTGTTGATAAAATACAAAGAGTTCCTAAAATTTGAAAAATCGGATGTTGGAAAAATAACCTTATCATTGGTTTAAACAAATCTAAAATTTTAATATTAATTGATAGAACTTTATTAAAATATTTTAAACCATCACACACATATGCTCACAAACCTAAAAAGTCATTTAAAGCAAAAATAGAAAAAACAGAAACAAAAATAAATAAAATTATTAATTTAAACATTTTAAAAATTTACCTTTTTATTCGCCGTCCATGTTGGTTAACTCATGGTCTATTTTTAGGATTATTATCACTAAATTTCTTAATTGGACCACTAGATGGTCGCGTTTAGTTTTCTTAGGTATTTTTTAAAAAAGAAAAAATAATCATTTACTATAAATTATTTCAACATGCAAATTAAGCATATATTTCTTATGTGTGATTTCTTTTGTAAAAACTTATTTTAATGTTTTTTTATAAGTATTTTGCTTAGTTTTTATAACCTTTTATTGAGATTTTTTTTGTTAATATTAAATATTTTGTTTTGTTACTTATTTTTTAAATAAAATGATAATTAAATTGTCGTTGCTTCTCATTAAAAATTATTTAAACCTTTCCCCCGCCTAACAAAAATTTATTCGCCTCCGCTAGATGATTGTTTCTTAGTTTCTTAATTAGCAACTGATTTTTGGTATTTTTCACGAAAACCAACTTTTGGTCGTTCCATATGAATTCCTAAAATATCACCAATTACAAGATTTATCACAAGCGTAATTAGCGGAAAAATAATAATACGAATATCTGTCCCCGGAGTGGTTAAAGTTCAAATTAAATCAAAAACTTTATAAAACATATCGCCAATTAAACTAGCAATTTTTTCTAAGTTTTCCATTTTTTAAACTCCTTTACTTGTTTTTCTTCTTCAGATTATTTTTTAACTTAGTAAGTAAAGTATCTTAATGAATTTTTCCATTTTTAAATATTCTAACGCTTCAATATCCATTACATTATCATTTCAAAATTTATGCTGATAATTATCATTCAAAGCACGATTACTTAATTCACGCAAGAATGATAAATATTTATTATCATAAAGGTTTAAAATTGACATCGGAATTTTCAATTTAAAGAAACAAATGTCTAATTCCGGAATACTACGATACTTGATTTTGCAACCTTTTTTATCATTTTTAGCATTAATCAGAGTTAATCGTCATTGTTCGTATTCGCTTACCGATTTAAAAGTGCCATAAATAAATTATAAATAAGGACGAAAAATGCTAACCGGTTTTTTTCTAATGCCAACAATTATTGAATTCGCAATATCA from Spiroplasma endosymbiont of Agriotes lineatus includes these protein-coding regions:
- a CDS encoding integrase core domain-containing protein encodes the protein MPCKEQWKILANLAQQLNAFVLINAPEFTTNNWSNKNEYKIKERPFTTLLSKNGIIHEMTPISPPQSNGKIEPFHQYCTKLFYAKDKKLNQNELQHFLNQYYYFYNFQRCHSALQNKSPFQTLQKLIN